A stretch of DNA from Thermococcus sp. Bubb.Bath:
CATCCAGCTTGGCAAATTCGCCCTAAGCGAGGCGGAGAGGCACTTCGGTTACATGGGAGAGCTAATCGGCGGGCAGTGCGAGAAGGACGGAATAGGGGCCCGCTTTGAGATATTCGTCAGGAACCACTGGGAAGAGAGGGGAACGAGGTTTCTGCACTCGGCAGTTAGCTACGTGAGGGACTACCTGGGCCTTTCTGCCGAGGATTTTCTCTGCGAGATGGTTCAAGGTTACCTCGGTTGTGAATACCCTTCCCCGCCGAGGATGCTTCCGCTGGCCGAGGAGATAGTAAAGAGGTACCTCCTCAAAGAGATGGGCGCTGGCTACGACCTGGGTTACTCCATAGTCGAGGAGACCCAGCTCTTCGCAGTGGAAGGCGGAACCGGCGCGATGGCGTACCTCTTTGAATCCCTGAAGGCCAACCGCGTCCTCAATCCTGAAGATAAAATCGCGATGGCGGTTCCGATATTCAGCCCTTACCTTGAGATACCCACACTGGACCAGTACAGGCTTGAGATAGTTGAGGTTAAGGCGGACCCAGAGCTCGGATACCAGATACCGGATGAGGAACTCGAAAAGCTCAGAAATCCGGAGATAAAGGCGTTCTTCCTCGTCAACCCGGGGAATCCTACCGCGGTGAAGCTCGAAGAGGGCGTCCTTGAGAAGCTGAGAGATATAGTTGAAAACGAGAGGGACGACCTCATCATAATCACGGACGACGTTTACGCTACCTTCGTCGATGATTTCAAGTCTGTCTATTCCGTCCTGCCCCACAACACAATACTCGTCTATTCCTTCTCCAAGTACTTCGGGGCCACCGGCTGGCGCCTCGGTGTCATAGCCCTCCACAGGGACAACGTTGTGGACAAACTCATCGCGGAGCTCCCGGAGGAGGTCAAGGAGGAGCTCGATAGGAGGTATGCGACGATAACACCCAACCCAAGGGAGCTGAAGTTCATAGACCGGCTCGTCGCAGACAGCAGGAACGTCGCTTTGAGGCACACCTCCGGCCTCTCAACGCCCCAGCAGGTTCAGATGGTTCTCTTTGCGCTCTACGCTCTGATGGACGAGAAGGGGGACTACAAGAAGGCCGTGAAGAGAATCCTCCTGAGAAGGTATCGGGCCTTATATAGGGGGATAGGGATTGAGCCTCCCGAGAATCCGGACTACACTCACTATTACATCCTGCTCGACATGGAGGAGCTCAGTGAGAGGCTCTACGGAAAGGAGTTCTCGGAGTGGTTCATGGAGAACTTCCCGCCTGAGGAATTCATAGTCCGCCTCGCGGAAGAGGCTGGTGTTGTTCTCCTCCCTGGGAGGGGCTTTGAGGTTCCCCATCCCTCCGCGAGGGTTTCACTCGCCAACCTTAGGGAGATTGACTACCTCCGCATAGGAAGGACGATTAGGAGAATCCTCGACGAGTATCACGGGGAGTTCAGGAGGAGCCGTTGAGTGACCTTCGGGGTGGTACCGTGCCCAAGATTGAACCCTTCGAGAAGCATCGCGACAGATATGAAAACTGGTTTGAGAGGAACCGCTACGCTTACCTTTCGGAGCTTGAGGCCGTTAGGAAGATCCTGCCAAAGGGGGGAAATGGAGCGGAGATAGGCGTTGGGACGGGGAGGTTCGCGGCCCCGCTCGGGATAAAGCTTGGCGTTGAGCCTTCCAAGGCAATGGCTGAGATAGCGAGGAAGAGGGGAATCGAGGTCATTGAGGGAACGGCCGAAAATCTTCCATTCGATGACAACAGTATGGACTACCTCCTCATGGTCACAGCCATATGCTTTGTTGACGATCCCGAGAAGGCTTTAAGGGAAGCCTACCGCGTCCTGAAGCCCAACGGAGCGTTGATAATCGGCTTCGTTGACAAGAATAGCCCCATCGGGAGGTTCTACGAGGAGCACAAGAACGAGAGCACTTTCTACAGGGACGCAAGGTTCTTCTCGACGGGGGAGCTCCTCAAACTCCTCAAAAAGATCGGCTTCAGGGAGTTCGAGATAATGCAGACCCTCTTCCATAAGTTGGATGAGGTTAACTCGGTCGAACCCGTGAGGTTAGGCTACGGTGAGGGAAGTTTCGTCGTGATAAAGGCGGTGAAGTGATGGCTATGCCACTACTTTCGAAGATAAAGAAAAAGGCTCTTCGTCTGGCGGAAGGGCTTGAGTTGGTGGATTTCAGCTTTGGACTGCCCTACACATGGGCTCTCCTTAAAGGGGGAGGGAAAAGGGCGCTTGGAGTCTCTATGACACTTCCTGAGGAGATACAGGTCTACAGAAACTCAGTTGAAGAACCTTCCCTGGAGGCTTTAATTGAGAAAACCGACAGCTTAAACGTCATCGAGCGGACCCTTGGTATAGCGGCGATAAACGCGGTTTCACAGTACCACCTTGACGTTTCCAGTCTTCCCGATGCTGACGCGGTTGAGCTTGTGATGGACTTTGAAAGGGTGGCGGTAATAGGGAACATGCCGCCCGTTGTTCGGGCTCTCCGCGGGAGAGGGATTAAAACGTTCGTTTTCGAAAGGAACCCGAAGCTCTGGGACAGGGAGACGCTCAGTGATGCCCTTGAATACCTTCTCCTTCCAGAGGTTGAGGCGGTGCTCGTCAGCGGCTCGGCGCTCGTTAACGGAACCCTGGAGATGATACTCGACAGGGCAAAAAAGGCGGAACTGCTTGTTCTGACGGGACCGACAGCCCAGCTCCATCCCGACTTCGTCAAGGGGACTGGAGTGACTCATCTGGCGGCCATGAAGGTGTTTAACATCGAGCGGGCCATCCAGAAGCTCAAGCTCGGCTCCTTCAAAGGTTTTGAAGGGGAGAGCAGGAAGTACGTGGCAGCAGTCAGCACGTGACGTGGAAAATCCCCAGAACCCTATTCTCTCTTTGGAGTTCGTTGAAGAGCCTAACCGCCTCGCCTGTGGGGAGCTCCACGACTTCCTTTCCTTCTACGAGTTTTTTGCTTTCCGGGAGGAGTGAGAGTTCCCCATACATGCCAGTGCCCACGATGAGAACGTCGAAGTCTTCCCGCAGGTATTTCCTGAGCTCCTCCGGGTCGGGTTTATGGCTCGTCCCGTGCTTCCCCTTGCTTATCTCCTTCTTCCTCCGCTCAACTTTTCCGCTTGGATAGACGACGATGTCGTGTTCGTATTCCTTTCCATCGACCAATATCCTCCCAAAGGCGGGGTATTCTAGCCTCATACTCTCACCACTCCAGGCTGAGGGCATCCTCCAGGATTTCCCTGTGGTCAAAGGCCAGCGGGAGCTTCAGGGCCTCCTCCACTGGAAACACGGAGACCTCTTTGGCGTCGTCGCCAGCTTTCAGCTCGCCCTCCCCGATACAGAGAAACGCAACCGTGACTGTGTGCCCCCTCGGATCCCTATCCGGCCTTGAGTAAACACCAACCACTTTCACCGGCCTCACTTCAATCCCTGTTTCTTCCTTAACCTCCCGAAGAAGGGCCTCTTCGACGGTTTCCCCGTACTCGACGAAGCCGCCGGGAAGGG
This window harbors:
- a CDS encoding bifunctional aspartate transaminase/aspartate 4-decarboxylase, with translation MGKDESILGNLKRLEELSPFEFKELLIKLAEKKSERMMLNAGRGNPNFLALEPRYAHIQLGKFALSEAERHFGYMGELIGGQCEKDGIGARFEIFVRNHWEERGTRFLHSAVSYVRDYLGLSAEDFLCEMVQGYLGCEYPSPPRMLPLAEEIVKRYLLKEMGAGYDLGYSIVEETQLFAVEGGTGAMAYLFESLKANRVLNPEDKIAMAVPIFSPYLEIPTLDQYRLEIVEVKADPELGYQIPDEELEKLRNPEIKAFFLVNPGNPTAVKLEEGVLEKLRDIVENERDDLIIITDDVYATFVDDFKSVYSVLPHNTILVYSFSKYFGATGWRLGVIALHRDNVVDKLIAELPEEVKEELDRRYATITPNPRELKFIDRLVADSRNVALRHTSGLSTPQQVQMVLFALYALMDEKGDYKKAVKRILLRRYRALYRGIGIEPPENPDYTHYYILLDMEELSERLYGKEFSEWFMENFPPEEFIVRLAEEAGVVLLPGRGFEVPHPSARVSLANLREIDYLRIGRTIRRILDEYHGEFRRSR
- a CDS encoding class I SAM-dependent methyltransferase, which codes for MPKIEPFEKHRDRYENWFERNRYAYLSELEAVRKILPKGGNGAEIGVGTGRFAAPLGIKLGVEPSKAMAEIARKRGIEVIEGTAENLPFDDNSMDYLLMVTAICFVDDPEKALREAYRVLKPNGALIIGFVDKNSPIGRFYEEHKNESTFYRDARFFSTGELLKLLKKIGFREFEIMQTLFHKLDEVNSVEPVRLGYGEGSFVVIKAVK
- a CDS encoding Rossmann-like domain-containing protein, with amino-acid sequence MAMPLLSKIKKKALRLAEGLELVDFSFGLPYTWALLKGGGKRALGVSMTLPEEIQVYRNSVEEPSLEALIEKTDSLNVIERTLGIAAINAVSQYHLDVSSLPDADAVELVMDFERVAVIGNMPPVVRALRGRGIKTFVFERNPKLWDRETLSDALEYLLLPEVEAVLVSGSALVNGTLEMILDRAKKAELLVLTGPTAQLHPDFVKGTGVTHLAAMKVFNIERAIQKLKLGSFKGFEGESRKYVAAVST
- a CDS encoding Mth938-like domain-containing protein, with the translated sequence MRLEYPAFGRILVDGKEYEHDIVVYPSGKVERRKKEISKGKHGTSHKPDPEELRKYLREDFDVLIVGTGMYGELSLLPESKKLVEGKEVVELPTGEAVRLFNELQRENRVLGIFHVTC
- a CDS encoding NUDIX hydrolase; this translates as MDRYVLLIKAPKGADVTTFQEEARELAEKHGFKAGVHRCIGLTVDAVIIYNNGVVLIKRKNEPFKDHYALPGGFVEYGETVEEALLREVKEETGIEVRPVKVVGVYSRPDRDPRGHTVTVAFLCIGEGELKAGDDAKEVSVFPVEEALKLPLAFDHREILEDALSLEW